Proteins encoded together in one Carya illinoinensis cultivar Pawnee chromosome 3, C.illinoinensisPawnee_v1, whole genome shotgun sequence window:
- the LOC122304312 gene encoding phospholipid:diacylglycerol acyltransferase 1-like isoform X2, with product MSFLRRRKVPKTQNLGPQEIEGEGEHGDMKTKPRPKLKEPKRWSCVDSCCWSIGCICSIWWFLLFLYNAMPASFPQYVTEAITGPLPDPPGLKLRKEGLTAKHPVVFVPGIVTGGLELWEGQQCAEGLFRKRLWGGTFGELYKRPLCWVEHLSLDNETGLDPSGIRVRPVSGLVAADYFAPGYFVWAVLIANLARIGYEEKTMYMAAYDWRLSFQNTEVRDQTLSRIKSNIELMVATNGGRKVVVIPHSMGVLYFLHFMKWVEAPAPMGGGGGSDWCARHIKAVMNIGAPFLGVPKAVAGLFSIEVKDIAIARAFAPGVLDKDVFSLQTLQHMMRMTRTWDSTMSMIPKGGDTIWGGLDWSPEGDFDCCARKLKNNDAQTADQSGKGSLGSTKRVNYGRIISFGKEVADIHSSKIERVDFRGAIKGDNLINTTKCDVWTEYHEMGIEGVKAVADYKVYTAGSILDLLNFVAPKLMARGDAHFSHGIAENLDDPKYEHYKYWSNPLETKNRVPTNPGGAQAIGKEFPTSAPQVIQG from the exons ATGTCGTTCTTGAGGCGCAGAAAGGTCCCAAAGACGCAAAATTTAGGGCCTCAAGAAATTGAGGGCGAAGGCGAGCACGGCGACATGAAGACGAAACCGAGGCCGAAGCTCAAAGAGCCCAAGAGATGGTCTTGCGTGGACAGCTGTTGCTGGTCCATTGGGTGCATATGCTCGATTTGGTGGTTCTTGCTTTTCCTGTATAACGCAATGCCAGCGTCATTTCCTCAGTACGTGACGGAGGCGATAACGGGGCCGTTACCGGACCCTCCCGGcttgaagttgaggaaggaGGGCTTGACGGCGAAGCATCCGGTTGTGTTCGTGCCAGGAATCGTTACCGGCGGGCTTGAGTTGTGGGAGGGGCAACAGTGTGCTGAGGGCTTGTTTAGGAAGAGGCTTTGGGGCGGGACATTCGGGGAATTGTACAAAAG ACCATTATGCTGGGTTGAGCACTTGTCACTGGATAATGAAACTGGACTGGATCCTTCTGGTATAAGGGTGAGGCCTGTATCTGGACTTGTGGCAGCTGATTACTTTGCACCAGGTTATTTTGTGTGGGCAGTCTTAATTGCCAACCTGGCCCGCATTGGATATGAGGAGAAAACCATGTATATGGCTGCATATGACTGGAGATTGTCATTTCAAAACACTGAG GTCAGGGACCAAACCCTAAGCAGGATAAAAAGTAATATAGAACTCATGGTAGCTACAAATGGTGGGAGAAAGGTGGTTGTTATACCACATTCAATGGGTGTTCTGTACTTTCTGCATTTCATGAAATGGGTTGAAGCACCAGCTCCAATGGGTGGTGGTGGGGGGTCGGATTGGTGTGCTAGGCATATAAAAGCTGTGATGAATATTGGTGCACCATTTCTAGGCGTCCCAAAAGCAGTCGCAGGACTTTTCTCTATTGAAGTCAAGGATATTGCTATTGCCAG GGCTTTTGCGCCTGGTGTTTTGGATAAGGATGTTTTTAGTCTACAAACTTTACAGCATATGATGCGGATGACCCGCACATGGGATTCAACCATGTCAATGATACCAAAAGGTGGGGATACTATATGGGGTGGCCTTGATTGGTCTCCAGAAGGGGACTTTGATTGCTGTGCCAGGAAGCTCAAGAATAATGATGCCCAAACTGCAGACCAAAGTGGGAAGGGAAGTCTGGGTTCTACAAAAAGAGTAAATTACGGGAGAATCATATCATTTGGGAAAGAGGTAGCTGACATACATTCCTCCAAAATTGAGAGAGTGGATTTCAGG GGTGCTATCAAGGGTGATAACCTTATAAATACAACCAAGTGTGATGTATGGACAGAGTACCATGAAATGGGTATTGAGGGTGTCAAAGCTGTTGCTGATTACAAAGTTTACACAGCTGGATCAATTTTGGATCTGCTAAATTTTGTTGCCCCAAAGTTGATGGCTCGTGGTGATGCTCATTTTTCACACGGAATTGCAGAAAATTTGGATGACCCTAAATATGAACATTATAAATATTGGTCAAACCCCTTGGAGACAAA GAATAgagtcccgactaatcccgggggtgcacaaGCCATCGGTaaggagtttcccacaagtgcacctcaggtaattcaaggaTAA
- the LOC122304312 gene encoding phospholipid:diacylglycerol acyltransferase 1-like isoform X1, with the protein MSFLRRRKVPKTQNLGPQEIEGEGEHGDMKTKPRPKLKEPKRWSCVDSCCWSIGCICSIWWFLLFLYNAMPASFPQYVTEAITGPLPDPPGLKLRKEGLTAKHPVVFVPGIVTGGLELWEGQQCAEGLFRKRLWGGTFGELYKRPLCWVEHLSLDNETGLDPSGIRVRPVSGLVAADYFAPGYFVWAVLIANLARIGYEEKTMYMAAYDWRLSFQNTEVRDQTLSRIKSNIELMVATNGGRKVVVIPHSMGVLYFLHFMKWVEAPAPMGGGGGSDWCARHIKAVMNIGAPFLGVPKAVAGLFSIEVKDIAIARAFAPGVLDKDVFSLQTLQHMMRMTRTWDSTMSMIPKGGDTIWGGLDWSPEGDFDCCARKLKNNDAQTADQSGKGSLGSTKRVNYGRIISFGKEVADIHSSKIERVDFRGAIKGDNLINTTKCDVWTEYHEMGIEGVKAVADYKVYTAGSILDLLNFVAPKLMARGDAHFSHGIAENLDDPKYEHYKYWSNPLETKLPNAPDMEIYTMYGVGIPTERAYVYKLTPAAECYIPFQIDTSAEGGSEDSCLKGGVFSVDGDETVPVLSAGFMCAKGWRGTTRFNPSGIRTYIREYDHAPPANFLEGRGTQSGAHVAIMGNFALIEDIIRVAAGATGEDLGGDRVYSDIFKWSEKINLQL; encoded by the exons ATGTCGTTCTTGAGGCGCAGAAAGGTCCCAAAGACGCAAAATTTAGGGCCTCAAGAAATTGAGGGCGAAGGCGAGCACGGCGACATGAAGACGAAACCGAGGCCGAAGCTCAAAGAGCCCAAGAGATGGTCTTGCGTGGACAGCTGTTGCTGGTCCATTGGGTGCATATGCTCGATTTGGTGGTTCTTGCTTTTCCTGTATAACGCAATGCCAGCGTCATTTCCTCAGTACGTGACGGAGGCGATAACGGGGCCGTTACCGGACCCTCCCGGcttgaagttgaggaaggaGGGCTTGACGGCGAAGCATCCGGTTGTGTTCGTGCCAGGAATCGTTACCGGCGGGCTTGAGTTGTGGGAGGGGCAACAGTGTGCTGAGGGCTTGTTTAGGAAGAGGCTTTGGGGCGGGACATTCGGGGAATTGTACAAAAG ACCATTATGCTGGGTTGAGCACTTGTCACTGGATAATGAAACTGGACTGGATCCTTCTGGTATAAGGGTGAGGCCTGTATCTGGACTTGTGGCAGCTGATTACTTTGCACCAGGTTATTTTGTGTGGGCAGTCTTAATTGCCAACCTGGCCCGCATTGGATATGAGGAGAAAACCATGTATATGGCTGCATATGACTGGAGATTGTCATTTCAAAACACTGAG GTCAGGGACCAAACCCTAAGCAGGATAAAAAGTAATATAGAACTCATGGTAGCTACAAATGGTGGGAGAAAGGTGGTTGTTATACCACATTCAATGGGTGTTCTGTACTTTCTGCATTTCATGAAATGGGTTGAAGCACCAGCTCCAATGGGTGGTGGTGGGGGGTCGGATTGGTGTGCTAGGCATATAAAAGCTGTGATGAATATTGGTGCACCATTTCTAGGCGTCCCAAAAGCAGTCGCAGGACTTTTCTCTATTGAAGTCAAGGATATTGCTATTGCCAG GGCTTTTGCGCCTGGTGTTTTGGATAAGGATGTTTTTAGTCTACAAACTTTACAGCATATGATGCGGATGACCCGCACATGGGATTCAACCATGTCAATGATACCAAAAGGTGGGGATACTATATGGGGTGGCCTTGATTGGTCTCCAGAAGGGGACTTTGATTGCTGTGCCAGGAAGCTCAAGAATAATGATGCCCAAACTGCAGACCAAAGTGGGAAGGGAAGTCTGGGTTCTACAAAAAGAGTAAATTACGGGAGAATCATATCATTTGGGAAAGAGGTAGCTGACATACATTCCTCCAAAATTGAGAGAGTGGATTTCAGG GGTGCTATCAAGGGTGATAACCTTATAAATACAACCAAGTGTGATGTATGGACAGAGTACCATGAAATGGGTATTGAGGGTGTCAAAGCTGTTGCTGATTACAAAGTTTACACAGCTGGATCAATTTTGGATCTGCTAAATTTTGTTGCCCCAAAGTTGATGGCTCGTGGTGATGCTCATTTTTCACACGGAATTGCAGAAAATTTGGATGACCCTAAATATGAACATTATAAATATTGGTCAAACCCCTTGGAGACAAA ATTACCGAATGCTCCAGACATGGAAATTTACACTATGTATGGTGTTGGAATCCCCACAGAAAGAGCATACGTGTACAAGTTAACTCCTGCTGCTGAGTGCTATATTCCCTTTCAGATAGATACTTCAGCCGAGGGTGGAAGTGAGGACTCTTGCCTAAAAGGTGGGGTTTTCTCTGTTGATGGGGATGAAACTGTTCCTGTGTTAAGTGCAGGTTTCATGTGTGCAAAAGGTTGGCGGGGAACAACCCGTTTCAATCCTTCAGGTATTCGTACCTACATAAGGGAGTATGATCATGCCCCTCCAGCTAATTTCCTAGAGGGTCGTGGCACTCAAAGCGGTGCTCATGTAGCTATAATGGGTAATTTTGCATTAATTGAAGATATTATTAGAGTAGCAGCAGGGGCTACCGGAGAGGACTTAGGTGGGGATCGAGTTTACTCTGATATTTTCAAATGGTCCGAAAAGATCAACTTACAACTCTAG